The proteins below come from a single Crossiella sp. CA-258035 genomic window:
- a CDS encoding potassium transporter TrkG, translating to MSLRGALGAFWRARAPRWNHPARLVVLAFGAVTVLGTILLALPIAAANGAATNLVSALFTAVSAICVTGLIVVDTPTHWSSFGEVVILALIQVGGFGIMTLASLLTLLVSRRIGLRLQLTAQAETKALGLGDVRKVIGGVIVVGLAIEIVVAALLALRFATGYDEPLGRALYLGIFHAISAYNNAGFALYTDSLVGFATDPLVCLPILFAVIAGGLGYPVLFEVGRRCLRRGRHRWSLHTKITVPVYFALLVIGAAAVLAFEWGNTATLGKLDLHHKLLVGLFHGVMPRTAGFNSLDVSQLEPATLLINDILMFIGGGSAGTAGGIKVTTFALLAYVILAEIRGEPTVHLMGRRLSAAVQRQALTVALLGVGAVTAATVVLLSITSFPLDDVLFEVTSAFGTVGLSTGITAQLPVTGQLVLIALMIIGRLGPITLASALALRERARRYELPEERPIVG from the coding sequence GTGAGCCTACGCGGCGCTCTGGGGGCGTTCTGGCGAGCACGCGCGCCTCGCTGGAACCACCCCGCCAGACTGGTGGTGCTCGCCTTCGGCGCGGTGACCGTGCTCGGCACGATCCTGCTCGCCCTGCCCATAGCCGCCGCCAACGGTGCGGCGACCAATCTGGTCAGCGCCCTGTTCACCGCGGTGTCGGCGATCTGCGTCACCGGTCTGATCGTGGTGGACACCCCGACGCACTGGTCGAGTTTCGGTGAGGTCGTCATCCTCGCCCTGATCCAGGTCGGCGGCTTTGGGATCATGACCCTGGCCTCGCTGCTGACACTGCTGGTGTCCCGGCGGATCGGGCTGCGGTTGCAGCTCACCGCCCAGGCCGAGACCAAGGCACTCGGACTCGGCGACGTCCGCAAGGTCATCGGCGGCGTCATCGTGGTCGGTCTGGCCATAGAGATCGTGGTCGCCGCCCTGCTGGCCCTGAGGTTCGCCACCGGCTACGACGAGCCCCTCGGCCGCGCGCTCTACCTGGGGATCTTCCACGCGATCTCGGCTTACAACAACGCAGGGTTCGCCCTCTACACCGACAGCCTCGTCGGGTTCGCCACCGACCCGCTGGTCTGCCTGCCGATCCTGTTCGCGGTGATCGCCGGTGGGCTGGGTTACCCGGTGCTGTTCGAGGTCGGCCGCCGGTGCCTGCGTCGGGGACGGCACCGCTGGTCGCTGCACACCAAGATCACCGTGCCGGTGTACTTCGCGCTGCTGGTCATCGGCGCCGCGGCGGTGCTGGCCTTCGAGTGGGGCAACACCGCCACGCTGGGCAAGCTGGACCTGCACCACAAGCTGCTGGTCGGACTCTTCCACGGCGTCATGCCCCGCACCGCCGGGTTCAACAGCCTCGACGTCAGCCAGCTGGAACCGGCCACCCTGCTGATCAACGACATCCTCATGTTCATCGGTGGTGGCAGCGCGGGCACCGCGGGTGGGATCAAGGTCACCACCTTCGCGCTGCTGGCCTACGTCATCCTGGCGGAGATCCGGGGCGAGCCGACCGTGCACCTGATGGGCCGCAGGCTCAGCGCCGCTGTGCAGCGACAGGCGCTGACCGTGGCGCTGCTCGGCGTCGGCGCGGTGACGGCGGCCACGGTCGTGCTGTTGTCGATCACCAGCTTCCCCCTCGACGACGTGCTCTTCGAGGTCACCTCCGCCTTCGGCACGGTGGGGCTGTCCACTGGTATCACCGCGCAACTACCGGTCACCGGACAGCTGGTGCTGATCGCCCTGATGATCATCGGCAGGCTCGGTCCGATCACCCTGGCCTCCGCTCTCGCCCTGCGCGAACGCGCGCGTCGTTACGAGCTGCCCGAGGAGCGTCCCATTGTCGGATAA